A part of Streptomyces sp. NBC_01451 genomic DNA contains:
- a CDS encoding class I SAM-dependent methyltransferase encodes MNTFAGLSAYYRRFRPGIPVALAALLDQAAPTDSPRRLLDIGTGPGLVVHALLPYFDDLFVVDAEPGMLTEAEAMLRPTLDTAHRLQLRHALAEDFLPPEGWRPHLVTCGRVFHWLNQPRFLDRLSEYVAPEGVVAVFSDRSLWTADSPWQQAAREVVQHFLGGQRRAGDCAFSTPGPPYEEVLRASAFSHVTSTVVPVHRHWKISQVLGYLYSTSFAAPHLFGDRRDDFELAVANVLTPFADRGVLTEDNAFTVLTARRPSTHEGL; translated from the coding sequence GTGAATACCTTCGCCGGACTCTCCGCCTATTACCGACGCTTCCGCCCAGGCATCCCCGTCGCCCTCGCGGCCCTTCTCGACCAGGCCGCGCCAACAGACAGCCCACGGCGCCTTCTGGACATCGGCACCGGCCCGGGACTCGTTGTTCACGCGCTCTTGCCGTACTTCGACGATCTTTTCGTGGTCGATGCCGAGCCGGGGATGCTCACGGAGGCCGAAGCTATGCTCCGTCCCACGCTCGACACCGCCCACCGGCTGCAACTCCGTCACGCGCTCGCGGAGGACTTCCTGCCACCGGAGGGATGGCGACCGCATCTCGTCACCTGCGGCCGTGTCTTCCACTGGCTGAACCAGCCGCGCTTCCTCGACCGGCTCAGTGAGTACGTGGCCCCCGAGGGGGTGGTCGCGGTCTTCAGCGACCGGAGTCTGTGGACCGCCGACAGCCCGTGGCAGCAGGCCGCCCGCGAGGTCGTCCAGCACTTCCTCGGTGGGCAACGGAGAGCAGGCGACTGCGCCTTCAGCACGCCTGGGCCGCCGTACGAGGAGGTACTCCGTGCTTCCGCCTTCTCACACGTCACCTCCACGGTCGTTCCCGTCCACCGCCATTGGAAGATCTCGCAGGTCCTGGGCTACCTGTACTCAACATCGTTCGCGGCCCCGCATCTGTTCGGCGACCGCCGCGACGACTTCGAGCTGGCCGTTGCCAACGTCCTCACACCCTTCGCCGACAGAGGAGTGCTCACGGAGGACAACGCGTTCACCGTCCTCACGGCACGTCGTCCCTCGACACACGAAGGCCTGTGA
- a CDS encoding site-specific integrase, whose protein sequence is MKNGTTSRRCACRNPTTGKPYGTACPKASNTRHGLWYAIQELVPRQDGTRRRFRRGGFETATAAKTELSKVAALMAIPDEDDPAGQLAISDLLEACAAAKEPLPDYDETLRRFKTGQALNSKITVGEWLDTWLAGRKRLRVTGYKRYECDVRVHLKPHLGNIRLDKLRVHHLNTMFDSINERNIEIQEQNAQRKAVQAELKATPNKGAENRARRGWFRAQLDAMPPFRRITSLNTQPHIKATLRAALNVAIAQQVMSPFNPAEHVELLPGTKPKALIWTDERIARWQATGVKPSPVMVWTPEQTGKFLDFVAGDRLYPLWRLISFRGTRRGESCGARWEDLSAAERSLAIATQLVQDGWEIHEGAPKTDSGIRLIALDDETFDVLQAHKLRQEREREQWGEGWKDTGRIFTQEDGSLLHPGKVSDLFERLVTAAGLPPIRLHDLRHVAATLMLAAGVDIKVVSETLGHSDTRITRDIYQAVLDGLARDAAEKVVQLVPRSRPHLSAVPDKQTPEPSRTLPRMQPPKRPSDKEEKDTA, encoded by the coding sequence GTGAAGAACGGTACGACCTCCCGTCGGTGCGCCTGCCGGAACCCGACCACAGGCAAGCCGTACGGGACGGCATGCCCCAAGGCATCCAACACTCGGCATGGCCTCTGGTACGCCATCCAGGAACTTGTCCCCCGCCAGGACGGCACCCGCCGCCGGTTCCGTCGGGGCGGATTCGAAACCGCCACCGCCGCGAAGACGGAGCTCTCCAAGGTCGCGGCGCTCATGGCGATACCGGACGAGGACGACCCGGCCGGTCAGCTCGCCATCAGCGATCTCCTCGAAGCCTGCGCGGCGGCGAAGGAGCCACTGCCGGACTACGACGAGACCCTGCGACGCTTCAAGACCGGCCAGGCACTCAACTCGAAGATCACCGTTGGCGAGTGGCTCGACACCTGGCTGGCGGGCCGCAAGCGCCTTCGCGTGACCGGCTACAAGCGTTACGAGTGCGACGTCCGTGTCCACCTCAAGCCGCACCTGGGCAACATCCGGCTGGACAAGCTCAGGGTCCACCACCTGAATACGATGTTCGACTCGATCAACGAGCGCAACATCGAGATCCAGGAGCAGAACGCCCAGAGGAAGGCAGTCCAGGCCGAACTCAAGGCGACCCCGAACAAGGGTGCTGAGAACCGGGCCCGTCGGGGGTGGTTCAGGGCCCAGCTCGACGCGATGCCGCCGTTCCGTCGTATCACCAGCCTCAATACCCAGCCGCACATCAAAGCCACGCTCAGGGCCGCCCTGAACGTGGCCATCGCCCAGCAGGTGATGTCCCCCTTCAATCCGGCCGAGCACGTCGAGCTCCTCCCTGGCACGAAGCCGAAGGCCCTGATCTGGACCGACGAGCGAATTGCTCGCTGGCAGGCGACTGGAGTCAAGCCTTCGCCCGTCATGGTCTGGACCCCGGAGCAGACGGGGAAGTTCCTCGACTTCGTCGCGGGTGACCGGCTCTACCCGCTGTGGCGGCTGATCTCCTTCCGAGGAACCCGGCGCGGCGAGTCGTGCGGTGCCCGGTGGGAGGACCTGTCGGCCGCTGAGCGGTCCCTGGCCATCGCCACGCAGCTCGTCCAGGACGGCTGGGAGATTCACGAGGGCGCCCCGAAGACCGACTCGGGCATCCGTCTCATCGCCCTGGACGACGAGACCTTCGACGTCCTCCAGGCCCACAAACTTCGTCAGGAGCGCGAGCGCGAGCAGTGGGGCGAGGGCTGGAAAGACACCGGACGAATATTCACCCAGGAGGACGGCTCCCTGCTCCACCCGGGCAAGGTGAGCGACCTCTTCGAGCGACTGGTCACCGCCGCCGGCCTGCCTCCGATCCGGCTCCACGACCTTCGCCACGTCGCCGCCACGCTCATGCTCGCGGCCGGGGTGGACATCAAGGTCGTCAGCGAAACGCTCGGCCACTCGGACACCCGCATCACCCGCGACATCTACCAGGCGGTCCTGGACGGCCTCGCACGCGACGCCGCCGAGAAGGTTGTCCAACTCGTCCCGCGCTCACGCCCCCACCTCAGCGCAGTCCCGGACAAGCAGACCCCCGAGCCCTCCCGCACCCTGCCGAGGATGCAGCCCCCCAAGCGCCCTTCAGACAAGGAAGAGAAGGACACCGCCTGA
- a CDS encoding SNF2-related protein produces the protein MDPHVFSRLLEAAWANRYLPPEVAAEASARGGSGRLGVKDLRLLLMRASSLPSAEAAVSGAWAIVSARPELATSVLHTHCQDIGAASAFVIREVPSANPKLFSAQAGWRQPGSSTHGAVVTRPSRKAAHQCAAVSLLGHLCGAEQVEQDSTLAGWVPAGRFSSASPPAQARDGSFPTRLQQALERPQIAPAEVAEIVLRINAGELIPRDLHAVLFTARASAWLPAREAALAAACDPGVAVAVLTLHQSLRYGPTPSYTEEVRKSDPGPPLFRSRATCMIDGEQISELGPWRNNKRQARGTAAHRLLAQLAGLPLQAPLPIQAAEPHPAAGNGPAQEEDPLEPLKVLAESGTITELVFKSAPGITGLEPLFVCVAACVYRGELLTVTERGLGRSSTRASAARQLLGTVQRAMKAGRGLRLGRVPVPALGGKNPLMLLNELKQTGKISKLGIEDPDQDSAGFVARITCQVHAEWLETLGQGPNKRDAQRRAAEAMIELLATPAEGQGHDRNAPTAPDPAVAASSSGAVGAHRNPAGLLADRDEAAAAEDTLVELLRQDMEITIDLQDGAGRFLLYRADGLPLEAICRRPIRCCTADLVLPGQGLAVGPRMVKCWQVPVRLLANAMARTADGDKIAPSAQMWRQVIQLGMAVVADGRVYPTLDSHGTDVWRLGPLNEHERQRARQLRQALVPPAHCGAANDTRPYLLWAPRVAIRAGLDAVAEAMLRGPGTAAVLGHTPFIAPIPQQQRSAALHQWADRAEDDRAEVPAVDLKLSVQAPKKGSPNDTELLWAELLVAQPTADSRKQQLFRRVEQVAGDETVVGHIRRRLRRIAEVWEPARRLLEGPVPDRFTLLAGEAVLLLGATRGQLERAGLSVHWQQQWTDLLRTRAVVGGQPDASAAVPRPRFSLDDVLDGRWQMSLGDADLSDQEMDDIAQAPRPLAKVRGQWVMVDEDTARRAADRRIGPISSQQALRASLTGTIDVDGHVMPCEPTAALADLVDFLRTGSRTTPVPAPQTLQATMRDYQHLGLAWLANTTSAGFGALLADDMGLGKTLTALALHLHRRESTSGATGPTLIVCPASVVINWEREVHRFAPTVPTLRYLGADRTLEDATSRTIIITSYETLRRDVDLLALLHFDLVVADEAQMVKNHRTATAHALRRIQTAVRVALTGTPVENNLTEAWALMDWLNPGLLGTQRVFRDQFARPIEDNIADTERTTRLSGLMSAFMLRRRKSDPGILTELPPKDIRPRIVNLSHEQIQLYQQTADDTLQAIRDAQGVHRRGLLLELFNKLQQICNSPAQYLKDPLDDDYDPEQAASRSGKLGALDDLLPALTAPDESTLIFTRYRFMAKLLVRHLRGHGHDPLYYSGDIPSVRERQRIIDTFQARSGQLMVMTVKAGGTGLTLTQASHVVLFDRPWNPAKENQAIDRAHRLGQQRTVTVHPLITENTLEDRVDELLNHKRALADAVLADSYSALTELTDDQIIDLIALGAQR, from the coding sequence GTGGATCCGCATGTTTTCTCCCGGCTGTTGGAGGCGGCGTGGGCGAACCGCTACTTGCCTCCCGAGGTCGCTGCGGAGGCCTCCGCACGTGGAGGGTCTGGACGTCTCGGTGTCAAGGATCTGCGTCTGCTGTTGATGCGGGCCTCGTCGCTCCCTTCCGCCGAGGCGGCTGTCTCCGGGGCGTGGGCGATTGTGTCGGCGCGTCCGGAGCTGGCCACCTCCGTGCTCCATACGCACTGCCAGGACATCGGAGCTGCGTCGGCCTTCGTGATCCGCGAGGTGCCCAGCGCGAACCCGAAGCTGTTCAGCGCTCAGGCCGGGTGGCGGCAGCCCGGCTCGAGCACCCACGGTGCCGTGGTGACCCGCCCCAGCCGCAAGGCCGCCCATCAGTGCGCGGCGGTGAGTCTGCTCGGTCACCTGTGTGGAGCCGAGCAGGTCGAGCAGGACAGCACCCTCGCCGGATGGGTGCCGGCCGGCCGCTTCTCGTCGGCTTCGCCGCCGGCCCAGGCCCGGGACGGGTCCTTCCCGACCCGCCTCCAACAGGCTCTGGAACGCCCCCAGATCGCGCCGGCAGAAGTGGCCGAGATCGTGTTGCGGATCAACGCAGGAGAGTTGATCCCGCGCGACCTGCACGCTGTTCTGTTCACCGCCCGAGCTTCAGCGTGGCTGCCTGCTCGCGAGGCGGCCCTGGCTGCGGCGTGTGATCCCGGCGTCGCTGTCGCCGTGCTGACCCTGCATCAGTCACTGCGTTACGGGCCGACGCCTTCCTATACAGAAGAAGTACGCAAGAGCGATCCCGGTCCGCCGCTCTTCCGATCGCGCGCTACCTGCATGATCGACGGAGAGCAGATCAGCGAACTCGGTCCATGGCGCAACAACAAGCGGCAGGCGCGCGGAACTGCCGCACACCGGCTGCTGGCCCAACTGGCCGGCCTGCCCTTGCAAGCGCCGCTGCCGATCCAGGCCGCAGAGCCCCACCCTGCGGCAGGCAATGGCCCCGCGCAGGAGGAGGATCCGCTGGAGCCGCTGAAGGTACTCGCCGAATCCGGCACAATCACCGAACTCGTCTTCAAAAGCGCGCCCGGCATCACGGGACTGGAACCGTTGTTCGTGTGCGTCGCCGCCTGCGTGTACCGCGGTGAGCTGCTCACCGTGACGGAGCGGGGACTTGGCCGCTCCAGCACGCGGGCATCGGCAGCGCGTCAACTGCTGGGTACCGTTCAGCGCGCCATGAAGGCAGGCCGAGGTCTGCGCCTTGGCCGCGTTCCGGTGCCGGCGCTCGGCGGCAAGAATCCGCTGATGCTCCTGAACGAGCTCAAACAGACCGGCAAGATCAGCAAGTTGGGGATCGAGGACCCCGACCAGGACTCCGCAGGATTCGTCGCACGGATCACCTGTCAGGTGCACGCGGAGTGGCTGGAGACCCTGGGGCAGGGGCCAAACAAGCGCGACGCGCAACGCCGAGCCGCCGAGGCCATGATCGAATTGCTGGCAACTCCGGCGGAGGGGCAGGGCCACGATCGGAACGCTCCCACCGCTCCTGATCCGGCGGTGGCGGCCTCCAGCTCAGGAGCCGTAGGCGCCCATCGCAATCCGGCCGGTCTCCTCGCGGACCGCGACGAGGCGGCAGCCGCCGAGGACACACTCGTTGAACTGCTGCGGCAGGACATGGAGATCACCATCGATCTGCAGGACGGCGCCGGCCGCTTCCTGCTCTACCGGGCCGACGGGCTCCCGTTGGAGGCTATCTGCCGCCGCCCGATCAGATGCTGCACGGCAGACCTCGTCCTGCCCGGCCAGGGCCTCGCGGTCGGCCCCCGTATGGTGAAATGCTGGCAGGTACCCGTGCGACTGCTGGCCAACGCCATGGCCCGGACAGCCGACGGCGACAAGATCGCCCCGTCCGCCCAGATGTGGCGCCAGGTGATCCAGCTGGGGATGGCCGTGGTCGCCGACGGCCGGGTGTACCCGACACTGGACAGCCACGGCACCGACGTGTGGCGTCTGGGCCCGCTCAACGAACACGAGCGCCAGCGCGCACGGCAGCTCCGGCAGGCCCTTGTGCCTCCCGCGCACTGCGGGGCAGCCAACGACACCCGGCCCTATCTCCTGTGGGCGCCGCGCGTCGCGATCCGCGCCGGGCTCGACGCGGTCGCCGAGGCGATGCTGCGCGGCCCCGGCACCGCAGCGGTGCTGGGACACACCCCGTTCATCGCCCCCATCCCGCAGCAGCAGCGCAGTGCCGCACTGCACCAGTGGGCCGATCGTGCCGAGGACGATCGTGCCGAGGTGCCGGCTGTGGACTTGAAACTGTCCGTACAGGCCCCGAAGAAGGGCAGCCCCAACGACACGGAACTGCTGTGGGCCGAACTGCTGGTCGCCCAGCCCACTGCGGACAGCCGTAAGCAGCAGCTGTTCCGCCGGGTTGAGCAGGTGGCCGGCGACGAGACAGTGGTGGGGCACATCCGCCGACGGCTGCGGCGCATCGCCGAGGTGTGGGAGCCGGCCAGACGGCTCCTTGAGGGCCCGGTGCCCGACCGGTTCACGCTGCTCGCCGGTGAGGCCGTCCTGCTGCTGGGCGCCACACGGGGTCAACTGGAGCGGGCCGGCCTGAGCGTGCACTGGCAACAGCAGTGGACCGACCTGCTGCGCACCCGCGCAGTGGTCGGGGGACAGCCCGACGCGTCCGCAGCCGTGCCCCGGCCGCGGTTCTCTCTCGACGACGTGCTGGACGGCCGGTGGCAGATGTCGCTCGGTGACGCCGACCTCTCGGACCAGGAGATGGACGACATCGCCCAGGCGCCACGGCCGCTGGCCAAGGTACGGGGCCAGTGGGTGATGGTCGACGAAGACACCGCCCGCCGTGCCGCCGACCGCCGCATCGGCCCGATCTCCTCGCAACAAGCCCTCCGCGCGTCCTTGACCGGGACTATCGATGTCGACGGGCACGTCATGCCCTGCGAGCCGACGGCCGCGCTCGCCGACCTCGTGGACTTCCTGCGCACTGGCTCCCGCACAACACCCGTCCCCGCGCCACAAACCTTGCAGGCAACGATGCGGGACTACCAGCATCTGGGTCTGGCCTGGCTGGCGAACACCACCAGCGCGGGCTTCGGCGCGCTGCTCGCCGACGACATGGGCCTGGGCAAGACCCTGACCGCACTGGCGCTACACCTGCACCGCCGGGAATCCACGTCCGGCGCCACCGGACCGACCCTGATCGTCTGCCCGGCCTCCGTCGTCATCAACTGGGAGCGGGAAGTCCACCGGTTCGCCCCGACCGTGCCGACCCTGCGCTACCTGGGAGCCGACCGCACCCTCGAAGACGCCACCTCCCGCACGATCATCATCACGAGCTACGAGACGCTCCGCCGCGACGTCGACCTGCTGGCCCTGCTGCACTTCGACCTGGTCGTCGCCGACGAAGCCCAGATGGTCAAGAACCACCGCACTGCCACCGCTCACGCCCTGCGCCGTATCCAGACCGCAGTCCGGGTGGCACTGACCGGCACCCCGGTGGAGAACAACCTCACCGAGGCATGGGCCCTCATGGACTGGCTCAACCCCGGCCTGTTGGGAACACAACGCGTCTTCCGCGACCAGTTCGCCCGCCCCATCGAGGACAACATCGCCGACACCGAGCGAACCACACGGCTGTCCGGCCTCATGAGCGCGTTCATGCTCCGCCGCCGCAAGAGCGACCCAGGCATCCTGACCGAACTGCCGCCCAAGGACATCCGGCCACGCATCGTCAACCTCAGTCACGAACAGATCCAGCTCTACCAACAGACAGCCGACGACACTCTCCAGGCAATCCGCGACGCCCAAGGAGTGCACCGCAGAGGCCTGCTGCTGGAGCTGTTCAACAAACTGCAGCAGATCTGCAACTCACCCGCCCAGTACCTCAAAGACCCCCTGGACGACGACTACGACCCTGAGCAGGCGGCATCCCGGTCCGGCAAGCTCGGCGCGCTCGACGACCTGCTGCCCGCCCTGACTGCCCCCGACGAATCCACGCTGATCTTCACCCGGTACCGGTTCATGGCCAAGCTCCTCGTACGGCACCTGCGCGGCCACGGCCACGACCCGCTCTACTACAGCGGCGACATCCCTTCCGTCCGCGAACGCCAGCGCATCATCGACACCTTCCAGGCCCGCTCCGGCCAGCTCATGGTGATGACGGTCAAGGCCGGAGGCACCGGCCTCACCCTCACTCAAGCCAGCCACGTCGTGCTCTTCGACCGCCCCTGGAATCCGGCCAAGGAGAACCAGGCCATCGACCGCGCCCATCGCCTGGGGCAGCAGCGCACCGTCACGGTGCACCCGCTCATCACGGAGAACACTCTGGAGGATCGCGTCGATGAACTCCTCAACCACAAACGGGCCCTCGCCGACGCCGTGCTCGCCGACAGCTACTCCGCCCTCACCGAACTGACCGACGACCAGATCATCGACCTGATCGCCCTGGGAGCACAGCGATGA
- a CDS encoding ABC transporter ATP-binding protein, which translates to MTTIPKPAATTAATDEAEASDEELKFVIPGDRRIEAANAITTRAMARRLPQLIRRSLALGWQVDRTAVIALLGVQLLSGVLEAFGLMATTGVIKPLIASQHISSDQLRSAVPSLIVLSVAIGLRALLGIVSTALSARLAPRIAREAELELLDAATKAELAAYDNPGYNDRWDAADRGVEVSRDLLTQAQYILAASTSLIASACVLTAVHWTLLPLLLLAALPKGVASVRAARISYIASLATTKDRRLLGMLRWHLVDKQTADQVRSGTMAPFLLDKYRTAGVRIDTTTDQATWRSARISLVGGAAGGLAHAVVWVALALLVSAGQISVAALGTAFLALGRVSAGLDGIVGYGAQLFRTGMYLDDWADFIDEAGGHRIDRGPQTPAVPTLVCAENITFQYPSAERPALDDVSLEVRRGEVVALVGENGSGKTTLSKILSALYLPDQGAVTWDGTDTRDLDAHATWARVAVVPQSYANWPLSARENITLGQATEDGDAAVLAAAHAAGADEVIDGLRNGLNTLLAKEWWGGQELSGGQWQRIALARAFHRPAGLLVLDEPTAALDPRAEHRIFTGLRRLAADRAVVLVTHRLTNVTIADRIVVLDKGRVVQHGTPEELLAQQDGLFRELWDLQNERTGRVPAPAVGSAVRCAMSAEDAQ; encoded by the coding sequence ATGACCACCATCCCGAAGCCCGCTGCCACAACCGCAGCGACCGACGAGGCGGAGGCATCGGATGAGGAGCTGAAGTTCGTCATCCCCGGCGACCGCCGCATCGAGGCCGCCAACGCGATCACCACCCGCGCGATGGCCCGGCGCCTGCCCCAGCTGATCCGCCGATCCCTCGCGCTGGGCTGGCAGGTCGACCGCACCGCAGTCATCGCCCTGCTCGGCGTCCAGCTCCTGTCGGGGGTGCTGGAGGCGTTCGGGCTGATGGCCACCACCGGTGTGATCAAGCCGCTGATCGCCTCTCAGCACATCAGCAGCGACCAGCTCCGCTCAGCCGTACCGTCGCTTATCGTCCTGTCGGTCGCCATCGGTCTGCGTGCCCTGCTGGGTATCGTCTCCACCGCGCTGTCGGCCCGGCTGGCGCCGCGTATTGCCCGGGAGGCCGAACTCGAACTCCTCGACGCGGCGACCAAAGCGGAACTGGCCGCATACGACAACCCCGGATACAACGACCGCTGGGACGCGGCCGACCGGGGAGTGGAGGTCTCCAGGGACCTTCTTACCCAAGCTCAGTACATTCTCGCCGCCTCCACCTCTCTGATCGCCTCCGCGTGCGTCCTGACCGCCGTGCACTGGACGCTGCTGCCGCTGCTCCTCCTGGCGGCATTGCCGAAGGGCGTGGCCAGCGTGCGGGCGGCCCGCATCAGCTACATCGCCTCGCTCGCCACCACGAAGGACCGGCGGCTGCTGGGCATGCTCCGCTGGCACCTGGTCGACAAGCAGACCGCCGACCAGGTCCGCTCCGGCACCATGGCGCCGTTCCTGCTCGACAAGTACCGCACGGCCGGGGTGCGGATCGACACGACGACCGACCAGGCCACCTGGCGCTCCGCCAGGATCTCCCTGGTCGGCGGAGCCGCGGGAGGTCTCGCCCACGCCGTGGTCTGGGTGGCCCTGGCGCTGCTGGTGTCCGCCGGGCAGATCTCGGTCGCCGCCCTCGGCACCGCGTTCCTCGCATTGGGCCGCGTCAGCGCGGGACTGGACGGGATCGTCGGCTACGGAGCCCAACTCTTCCGTACCGGCATGTACTTGGACGACTGGGCGGACTTCATCGACGAAGCCGGCGGACACCGCATCGACCGCGGCCCCCAGACGCCGGCCGTGCCCACGCTCGTATGCGCCGAGAACATCACATTCCAGTACCCGAGCGCAGAGCGCCCGGCCCTGGACGACGTCTCCTTGGAGGTTCGGCGCGGCGAAGTCGTCGCGCTGGTGGGCGAGAACGGCTCCGGCAAGACCACCCTCAGCAAGATCCTGTCTGCTCTGTATCTGCCCGACCAAGGAGCCGTCACCTGGGATGGCACCGACACCAGGGATCTGGACGCGCATGCCACCTGGGCGCGTGTTGCCGTCGTACCGCAGTCCTATGCGAACTGGCCCCTGTCGGCGAGGGAGAACATCACGCTCGGCCAGGCCACCGAGGACGGGGACGCCGCAGTGCTCGCCGCAGCGCATGCCGCGGGCGCCGACGAGGTCATCGACGGACTGCGAAACGGCTTGAACACCCTGCTGGCCAAGGAATGGTGGGGTGGTCAGGAACTGTCCGGCGGGCAGTGGCAGAGGATCGCACTAGCCCGAGCCTTCCACCGGCCGGCCGGACTGCTCGTCCTGGACGAACCGACAGCAGCCCTGGACCCAAGGGCCGAGCACCGCATCTTCACCGGGCTGCGCCGGCTTGCTGCGGACCGCGCGGTCGTCCTGGTCACGCACAGGCTCACCAACGTGACCATCGCCGACCGAATCGTCGTTTTGGACAAAGGCCGCGTCGTCCAGCACGGCACCCCCGAGGAGCTGCTGGCCCAGCAAGACGGCTTGTTCCGCGAACTGTGGGATCTGCAGAACGAGCGCACCGGCCGTGTACCCGCCCCGGCTGTAGGGTCCGCGGTCCGATGCGCAATGTCGGCTGAGGATGCGCAGTGA
- a CDS encoding helix-turn-helix domain-containing protein, producing the protein MTPDQWPTVFTARIAQAVREARKAAGLTMGEVAHGCAERGLTEFTEHSMKNLESGRKTSITVADFVVLADVLGVPPVALLFPLGTSATVEVLPGKEVSTWDALAWFTGETPMDQPAPEGTARDVLDVFRNHGDLVAAALMSTALATERRRQASTTLDRARRTALLERASSYEEHAFEDCAELRAFRGRMRDRDLVPPSLPSELAHVDHPENNPEDSE; encoded by the coding sequence ATGACACCTGATCAATGGCCGACAGTGTTCACCGCTCGGATCGCCCAGGCGGTGCGGGAGGCGCGCAAGGCCGCTGGCCTCACCATGGGCGAAGTCGCCCATGGCTGCGCTGAACGCGGCTTGACGGAGTTCACCGAGCACTCCATGAAGAACCTGGAGTCCGGGCGCAAGACGAGCATCACGGTCGCCGACTTCGTCGTCTTGGCCGATGTCCTAGGCGTCCCGCCCGTGGCTCTCCTCTTCCCACTCGGTACCTCCGCCACCGTGGAGGTCCTCCCGGGCAAAGAGGTGTCCACCTGGGACGCTCTCGCGTGGTTCACGGGCGAGACTCCCATGGACCAACCGGCGCCCGAGGGCACCGCCCGGGACGTACTCGACGTCTTCCGTAACCACGGCGACCTGGTGGCCGCCGCGTTGATGTCCACCGCGCTGGCCACGGAGAGACGCCGCCAGGCCAGCACCACTTTGGACCGGGCACGCCGGACCGCGCTCCTGGAGCGGGCCAGCAGCTACGAGGAGCACGCCTTCGAGGACTGTGCCGAGCTGCGGGCTTTCCGGGGGCGCATGCGCGATCGGGATCTGGTGCCGCCCTCGCTCCCCTCAGAACTGGCCCATGTCGACCACCCCGAGAACAACCCCGAGGACAGCGAGTGA
- a CDS encoding phosphotransferase enzyme family protein: MTADVLEDRYGLVVDLVEPVHMGTDTINRRVLTDDGLRLFVKQYPAMADLDEARNAWDMSEYCRAAELPVPRVWPDADDNLVTIAEGSAWAVVDEAPGQVTSSAMTVPLAEHIGVVMGRMHRALAAYPLPKRLQQTRWRTESVEDAVAKCDTVMTRATRQGHDRLDQLRVDLDQRRTGLSTHAAALREQLPETLVEQALHADLTRTNLITLSDAVTGIIDFRCASAMPAWELGRAAFDPRTVATSTEWTACALAMVSAYRSEHPSLPMQEVQACARIALLYMLFSFYGATTAEYDLPRDAELDLKRHWSERQTAIRRLLCDLEGLEDELTALGASEDTS, from the coding sequence TTGACCGCTGACGTGCTGGAGGACCGGTACGGACTCGTCGTCGACCTCGTCGAGCCGGTGCACATGGGCACGGACACGATCAACCGACGAGTCCTGACCGACGACGGGCTGCGGTTGTTCGTCAAGCAGTACCCGGCGATGGCCGACCTGGACGAGGCACGCAACGCGTGGGACATGTCGGAATACTGCCGGGCAGCGGAACTCCCCGTTCCACGCGTGTGGCCCGACGCCGACGACAACCTGGTCACCATCGCGGAAGGCAGCGCATGGGCCGTCGTCGACGAGGCCCCGGGCCAGGTGACGTCGTCGGCCATGACGGTCCCCCTCGCCGAACACATCGGCGTCGTCATGGGGCGCATGCACCGTGCGCTCGCCGCGTACCCGCTGCCCAAGCGCTTACAGCAGACCCGCTGGCGGACAGAGTCCGTCGAGGACGCGGTAGCGAAGTGCGACACCGTGATGACCAGAGCCACACGGCAAGGCCACGACCGTCTCGACCAACTGCGAGTCGACCTCGACCAGCGGCGTACGGGCTTAAGCACCCACGCTGCCGCGCTGCGGGAACAGCTGCCCGAGACGCTCGTGGAACAAGCACTGCACGCGGATCTCACCCGCACCAACCTGATCACCCTCTCCGATGCCGTCACCGGCATCATCGACTTCCGCTGCGCAAGCGCGATGCCGGCCTGGGAACTGGGGCGAGCGGCGTTCGACCCACGCACCGTCGCGACCAGCACCGAGTGGACTGCCTGCGCCCTGGCCATGGTGAGTGCCTACCGCTCGGAGCATCCCAGCCTCCCCATGCAAGAGGTCCAGGCCTGCGCTCGGATCGCCTTGCTGTACATGCTGTTCAGCTTCTACGGCGCCACCACCGCCGAGTACGACCTGCCTCGGGACGCCGAGCTGGATCTGAAGCGGCACTGGAGCGAGCGTCAGACCGCCATCCGGCGCCTGCTCTGTGACCTTGAGGGCCTCGAAGACGAGCTCACCGCCCTCGGGGCGAGCGAGGACACCTCATGA